A section of the Rhizomicrobium sp. genome encodes:
- a CDS encoding heavy metal-binding domain-containing protein: MLVTTTENVRGQRAKAVLGQVFGVVVRSRGLGGNIMAGLRSIVGGEIHEYTQLLEETRRQAIDRMVRNATAMGANAVVMMRFDSSEIGQTMSEIVAYGTAVVLEPEG, encoded by the coding sequence ATGCTGGTGACCACGACAGAAAACGTCCGCGGGCAGCGTGCCAAGGCCGTGTTGGGCCAGGTGTTCGGCGTGGTGGTCCGTTCCCGAGGACTCGGCGGAAACATCATGGCCGGGCTGCGCTCGATCGTCGGCGGCGAGATTCATGAATATACGCAGCTCCTGGAAGAGACCCGACGCCAGGCCATCGACCGCATGGTGCGCAACGCGACCGCGATGGGCGCCAACGCGGTGGTGATGATGCGCTTCGATTCCTCGGAGATCGGCCAGACCATGAGCGAGATCGTGGCCTATGGCACCGCCGTGGTGCTCGAGCCGGAGGGCTGA
- a CDS encoding response regulator — translation MLKVLIAEDELLIADALEEALIENGYEVCGIARNVEQAVVLCELHLPDLAVLDVRLAKGDRGPEIARRLSSKGKIGVLYATGDDARISTLTFADGEASITKPYRTVDVVRALAIVREIATGGTAVPPFPTGFRLLPEFGARPAPVSAA, via the coding sequence ATGCTCAAGGTTCTCATCGCAGAAGACGAGTTACTCATCGCCGATGCACTCGAAGAAGCGCTTATCGAAAATGGCTACGAGGTCTGTGGCATAGCCCGGAATGTGGAGCAGGCCGTAGTGCTCTGCGAACTGCATCTTCCCGACCTTGCCGTTCTCGACGTTCGGCTTGCCAAGGGCGACCGAGGCCCGGAGATTGCCCGGCGGTTGAGCAGCAAAGGAAAGATCGGCGTACTGTATGCAACTGGCGACGATGCCCGCATAAGCACGCTAACGTTCGCCGATGGTGAGGCTTCAATCACAAAGCCGTATCGCACGGTTGATGTAGTTCGCGCCTTGGCAATCGTCCGCGAGATCGCGACAGGCGGAACGGCCGTACCGCCGTTCCCCACGGGCTTTCGTTTGTTGCCCGAATTCGGCGCGCGGCCCGCCCCAGTGTCGGCGGCGTGA
- a CDS encoding histidine kinase dimerization/phosphoacceptor domain -containing protein, which produces MTEARTTEKLLRQQAALADFGSFAFSETDLKKILTEAARICAQSLSVPFAKICRYRAERNDLLIEAGYGWHAGVVGYVVSPADESSTQGRAYVTGKPVILEDLAKNNSYALPPFYAEHGVVATVDVLIKGNAGPWGVLEIDSPIARAFDQHDIAFLTGFANVVAEAVTTAERTAALQAAVERQTSLIAEKDRLLVERQGLLVEKDVLAEELQHRVRNNLQLISGMLNRQIDLSDEADKEGIRAIARRVMSLAAIYDHLLGNGLTRTIDFDKYVRSICESLRDFQDTREFGVTLTCEGAPDPLPLDLDSVTALGIVIAEIVSNAYLHAFPGREGTIRPTLTRDATGATLTIGDDGIGFVEPPSSKRHGLGLVRRLMEQIGGTVGVVSDHGTKWTLGFSTLEGN; this is translated from the coding sequence GTGACAGAGGCGCGTACGACTGAGAAGCTACTGCGTCAGCAGGCGGCGCTTGCGGATTTTGGCAGCTTCGCGTTCAGCGAAACGGATCTGAAAAAAATACTGACGGAAGCAGCGCGCATTTGTGCGCAAAGCCTGAGCGTGCCCTTCGCAAAAATCTGCCGCTATCGTGCTGAGCGGAATGACCTTCTCATCGAAGCAGGTTACGGGTGGCATGCGGGCGTTGTTGGCTATGTTGTGTCTCCAGCAGATGAAAGCTCGACGCAGGGTCGGGCCTACGTCACCGGGAAGCCCGTCATCTTGGAAGACCTTGCGAAAAACAACAGCTACGCGCTGCCGCCGTTCTATGCGGAGCATGGCGTTGTCGCGACCGTCGACGTCCTGATCAAAGGCAACGCGGGGCCTTGGGGTGTGTTGGAGATTGATAGCCCGATTGCGCGTGCATTCGATCAGCACGACATCGCCTTTCTGACCGGCTTTGCAAACGTCGTTGCGGAAGCGGTCACCACCGCAGAACGAACTGCTGCGCTGCAAGCGGCGGTCGAGCGGCAGACATCCCTGATTGCCGAGAAGGACAGGTTGTTGGTGGAGCGCCAGGGGCTTTTGGTCGAGAAGGATGTATTGGCCGAGGAGTTACAGCATCGAGTTCGAAACAACCTGCAACTAATATCGGGAATGCTGAATCGTCAAATCGACTTGAGTGACGAAGCCGATAAAGAGGGAATACGTGCCATCGCGCGGCGGGTGATGAGCCTGGCCGCAATCTACGACCATCTACTAGGAAACGGGCTCACCCGCACCATAGATTTCGACAAATACGTGAGATCGATCTGCGAGAGCTTACGGGACTTTCAGGATACTCGGGAATTTGGCGTGACGCTTACTTGCGAAGGCGCGCCAGACCCGTTGCCGCTTGACCTCGACTCCGTGACCGCCCTCGGCATTGTCATTGCTGAGATCGTTTCGAATGCCTATCTCCATGCGTTCCCTGGGCGCGAGGGAACAATCCGTCCAACACTGACGCGGGACGCCACAGGCGCAACACTTACCATTGGCGATGATGGCATCGGATTTGTGGAGCCGCCCTCAAGCAAGCGTCACGGCCTTGGACTGGTGAGGCGTCTGATGGAGCAGATAGGCGGTACAGTAGGCGTCGTCTCGGACCATGGTACGAAGTGGACGCTGGGGTTTTCGACGCTCGAAGGAAATTGA
- a CDS encoding Flp family type IVb pilin yields the protein MSKLIQTFLRDESGATAIEYGLIAALIAVVIIGAVQVVGTNLSTTFDTVSGKIK from the coding sequence ATGTCCAAGCTGATCCAGACTTTCCTTCGCGACGAATCCGGTGCCACCGCCATCGAATACGGGCTGATCGCCGCCCTCATCGCCGTCGTCATCATCGGCGCGGTGCAGGTCGTCGGTACCAACCTGTCGACGACGTTCGATACGGTGTCCGGCAAGATCAAGTAA
- a CDS encoding undecaprenyl-diphosphate phosphatase, translated as MGDIVNSVLLGIVEGLTEFLPVSSTAHLLVSENFLGLSKDQWEVFTVVIQFGAVLSVVAVYWRKFWDVLVGLPSRPQARQFTLNVLVAFLPAAVLGVALIKVINGFLLDPQRALPVIAASWIVGGIVILLFERIAPVPRYMDGDNLPLGKAFQIGLCQCLALLPGVSRSGATILGGELLGVDRKAAAAFTFYLAVPTMLGASVFELYKHRAALTGANLQIIAIGFVVSFIVAWIVVKTFIGFVGRFGLKPFGWYRILAGLGIIAVLALR; from the coding sequence ATGGGCGATATTGTTAATTCGGTGCTCCTCGGCATCGTCGAGGGGCTGACCGAGTTCCTTCCGGTTTCCTCGACCGCGCACCTTCTGGTCAGCGAGAATTTCCTCGGCCTGAGCAAGGACCAGTGGGAAGTCTTCACCGTCGTCATCCAGTTCGGCGCCGTCCTCTCCGTGGTCGCGGTCTATTGGCGCAAATTCTGGGACGTCCTGGTCGGCCTGCCGAGCCGGCCGCAGGCGCGGCAATTCACGCTCAACGTGCTCGTGGCCTTTCTGCCGGCGGCCGTGCTCGGCGTGGCCTTGATCAAGGTGATCAACGGCTTTCTTCTCGACCCGCAGCGCGCCCTGCCGGTCATCGCCGCCTCCTGGATCGTCGGCGGCATCGTCATCCTCCTGTTCGAGCGCATCGCACCGGTGCCGCGCTACATGGACGGCGACAACCTGCCGCTGGGCAAGGCGTTCCAGATCGGTCTGTGCCAGTGCCTGGCGCTGCTGCCCGGCGTCTCGCGCTCCGGTGCCACGATCCTCGGCGGCGAGCTGCTCGGCGTGGACCGCAAGGCCGCGGCCGCCTTCACCTTCTACCTCGCCGTCCCGACCATGCTCGGCGCGAGCGTGTTCGAGCTCTACAAGCACCGCGCGGCGCTGACCGGCGCGAACCTTCAGATCATCGCGATCGGCTTCGTGGTGTCGTTCATCGTCGCCTGGATCGTCGTGAAGACGTTCATCGGCTTCGTCGGCCGTTTCGGCCTCAAGCCCTTCGGCTGGTACCGCATCCTGGCCGGCCTGGGGATTATCGCGGTGCTGGCGTTGCGCTGA
- a CDS encoding integrase arm-type DNA-binding domain-containing protein, translating into MALTDVKCRGTRPEKTRQKLSDGGGLQLWIQPNGARLWQLIYRYQGKQAQMALGPYPQVSLLDARTKRDEVKAKIRSGIDPAAEKRLVATAEPGPGDTFKAIALEFIAKCRRDNLAAPTMVKKEWLLDFAYPMLGSKRVSEIRPVDVLKVVQEIEFKGNYETARRLKSTIGQVCRYAVATSRAEFDPTPVLRGAITPPKVTPRAAITDPEKFGGLLRAIDGFDGQPATIAALKLMALLFPRPGELRFAEWTEFDFDKSIWTVPAEKTKMRREHRIFLARQAVETLEDLRKITGHRKLLFPSFHGAAKPISENTLNTALRRMGYGQEEMTSHGFRASASTLLNESGKWHPDAIERQLAHVESNDVRRAYSRGSFWDERVRMMSWWADYLDQLRNGANVRQFRKAS; encoded by the coding sequence ATGGCTCTGACGGATGTCAAATGCAGGGGCACCAGACCCGAGAAAACTCGTCAGAAACTCTCGGACGGGGGCGGTCTGCAGCTTTGGATTCAACCGAATGGGGCCCGGCTCTGGCAGCTCATCTATCGCTATCAGGGGAAACAGGCACAGATGGCGCTCGGTCCATATCCTCAGGTTTCGCTTCTCGACGCTCGAACCAAGCGGGATGAAGTGAAAGCGAAAATCCGTTCGGGTATCGATCCTGCTGCCGAGAAGCGCCTCGTGGCGACGGCCGAGCCGGGACCGGGCGACACCTTCAAGGCGATAGCGCTGGAGTTTATTGCCAAGTGCCGGCGAGACAATTTGGCGGCACCGACGATGGTGAAAAAGGAATGGCTGTTGGATTTCGCATATCCGATGCTCGGTTCGAAACGAGTTTCCGAGATTCGACCAGTCGATGTTCTCAAGGTTGTCCAGGAAATCGAATTCAAAGGGAACTACGAGACCGCGCGCCGCTTGAAATCGACGATCGGACAAGTCTGTCGCTATGCAGTGGCCACCTCGCGAGCCGAGTTTGATCCCACCCCCGTGTTGCGGGGAGCCATCACTCCCCCAAAGGTAACCCCGCGGGCGGCGATAACCGACCCGGAGAAATTTGGCGGCTTGCTCCGCGCCATAGATGGATTCGACGGACAGCCAGCGACCATCGCTGCGCTCAAGCTTATGGCCCTTCTATTTCCTAGACCTGGCGAACTGCGCTTTGCGGAATGGACTGAGTTCGATTTCGACAAGTCGATTTGGACCGTCCCTGCCGAAAAGACAAAGATGCGGCGCGAACATCGCATTTTTCTTGCGCGCCAGGCAGTCGAGACATTGGAGGATCTGCGCAAGATCACCGGCCATCGCAAATTGCTGTTCCCAAGCTTTCATGGTGCCGCAAAGCCAATTTCGGAGAACACCTTGAACACTGCGCTACGCAGAATGGGGTATGGGCAGGAAGAAATGACATCGCATGGCTTTCGGGCCAGCGCTTCGACCTTGCTCAACGAGTCCGGCAAGTGGCATCCCGACGCTATTGAACGGCAGCTGGCGCATGTCGAATCCAACGATGTCCGGAGGGCCTACTCCCGCGGCTCATTTTGGGATGAACGCGTCCGAATGATGTCCTGGTGGGCCGACTACCTTGACCAACTTCGGAATGGCGCAAATGTCAGGCAATTCCGCAAAGCTTCCTGA
- a CDS encoding complex I NDUFA9 subunit family protein — MTKSQITVFGGTGFLGRHTIRALAKAGHRIRVAVRYPNAGFFLRPMGAVGQIVLLRCDVREADEVAAAVAGADAVVNLTGILAPSGGQSFEAVHVEGAETIAKAAKAAGARILVQVSAIGADKDAASAYASSKGEGEERVRAAFPEAAIVRPSLVFGPEDDFFNRFAALARILPALPLIGGGHTRFQPVFVGDVAAAIARLAQDPALGGRIYELGGPAVYTFKELMQIVLRETGRQRLLVPVPFALATLKALFLQFLPKPLLTPDQVTLLKSDNVVTGENGLAALGIAPASVEAEVPAYLWRFRSKGQYEELVRDRVSATPAPR, encoded by the coding sequence ATGACCAAGTCCCAGATCACGGTGTTCGGCGGAACGGGCTTCCTCGGCCGCCATACGATTCGCGCGCTCGCCAAGGCCGGCCACCGCATCCGCGTCGCGGTCCGCTATCCCAATGCGGGATTCTTCCTCCGCCCGATGGGCGCGGTCGGCCAGATCGTGCTGCTGCGCTGCGACGTCCGCGAGGCGGACGAGGTCGCGGCGGCGGTGGCCGGGGCGGACGCGGTCGTCAACCTGACCGGCATCCTTGCCCCCAGCGGCGGGCAGAGCTTCGAGGCGGTGCATGTCGAGGGTGCTGAGACGATCGCCAAGGCCGCGAAGGCGGCCGGCGCCAGGATCCTGGTGCAGGTCTCGGCGATCGGCGCCGACAAGGACGCCGCCAGCGCCTATGCCAGCAGCAAGGGCGAAGGCGAGGAGCGCGTGCGCGCCGCCTTCCCGGAAGCCGCCATCGTGCGGCCGTCGCTGGTGTTCGGGCCGGAGGACGATTTCTTCAACCGCTTCGCGGCGCTTGCCCGCATTCTTCCGGCGCTGCCGCTGATCGGCGGCGGGCATACGCGGTTCCAGCCGGTGTTCGTCGGCGACGTCGCCGCCGCGATCGCCCGGCTGGCGCAGGATCCGGCGCTGGGCGGCAGGATCTACGAACTCGGTGGGCCGGCGGTCTATACGTTCAAGGAATTGATGCAGATCGTGCTGCGGGAGACCGGCCGCCAGCGGCTGCTCGTGCCGGTGCCCTTCGCGCTCGCGACGCTCAAGGCGCTGTTCCTGCAATTCCTGCCAAAGCCGCTCCTGACGCCCGATCAGGTGACGCTGCTCAAATCCGACAATGTGGTGACCGGCGAGAACGGCCTGGCCGCGCTCGGCATCGCGCCGGCGTCGGTCGAGGCGGAGGTGCCGGCCTATCTGTGGCGCTTCCGGTCCAAGGGCCAGTACGAGGAACTGGTCCGCGACCGCGTCAGCGCAACGCCAGCACCGCGATAA